The Megalopta genalis isolate 19385.01 chromosome 8, iyMegGena1_principal, whole genome shotgun sequence sequence TCTGGGCATTGGCCGGAAACTGGGGACCGAATTTCACATCCATCGGAATATCCTAGGCAAAGCCAAAGTAACCGATTATTTTCTGCTTGCGGATTCCTTATAGAAAACCCTGCCACGAATCGATTTGCTTCAGAGCTTCTCTCTTCAGAGAGAGAACAAGCAGCGTTTTCTAGAAAGAGTCTTCGATTGATCTAACGCTATACAAAgtatcctaaaattattgtacaagcgggaaatggggggttcttgaggtcatttgaagtaactttttcctttacaaaaattttctcggaggcatcgtttacgagttattgatgaaaaacggtgaccaatgagagccaagatcagctggcgcgaggcggccgagccaacgagcgatcgaagcccagttccgctcattggctcggctgcctcgcgctagctaatctcgtctctcattggtcactgtttttcgctagtAACTCGTAAACTAAGTCTCCGATTGAATTTttcctaaggaaaaagttacttcaaatgacctcgtgaacccctcatttcccgcatgtacaataattttggaacatccAGTAGACTTCTTCTTATTTGATTCCTCATTGAAAGATTATAGAACTTCACGGAGTAGACAGGTGGTTTCACGCGGGCCTCGCTTGTCAAACATTGAATGTGAATGCTTTGCCCGCAGAGCTTGAGAAGTAAGTTTGCTAGAACTTGATGGGATCTCAGTACATATTTAGTGACGACTGTGACTGCTTCAAGACTCTTACAAGAGAAGAGCTTCGGGAATCCGGGCTGGATTGAGAGCTACTTGGTGAGTCTGTTGCAAGCCGGGGGCCTGGAAATAGTAATAATTAGTAAGAACGAAGCCATAGAGAAGGGCTACGTGATACCTCCGGTGACCATGTTGAAAAGGTTCGTTCGAGcaagaatattaaatattttcctTGCCCTCCTGAATTTGCGATACTTCTTATATCATTAAAAAAGATAGATGGAGAATGTAGAACACTTACATTCGTTGCACTCATCGAATGAAATTCTGGAAACAGATTCGCGAAATCGGCGAGCACCATGAAACAACCAGAACGCAAGGACAGATGGCAGATGTACCGATCAAGTTTCAAGGTTCGCGTTCCTTGCGTTCTTCGCCAcgcaatttcaatttaattaacACATTAAGTAATTAGCTAATTACCGTCTTAAATTAGGACAGCATGATGTCACTGATAGAGGAGAACATTGCCAGGAACGTTCTGCAGGGGCAGTCGGCTATCGTGACCGATGAGACCTTGATCGCGGTTTGCAAAATCTCGGACAAGTTCGTGTACGAGGACGTCGACACCGAGATCACAATGGACGGTAAAGGCTGAATCCTCGAGGCAGATACCGAACGAACAAGTTTCCACATTTCATTTGTCGCTTTAGTTATGATCTTGAAGCTCTTCGATTCCCTAACACCTTTGGACCAGCTCCTGCTGAAGTGCGCTTCCATAATTGGCGAGACTGTCAACAGACACATGCTGGAGAGTTTGATGAACATATCCGAGAAAAGAGAAATCGGGCTAGGTAATTGCAGGATCGTGACCTAACAAGGATGTGCGAAACGATTGAAAGCTCCCTCGTTGTCTCAGCTGTTGCAAAACTGTTCGAGATTCGAGTCTTTGGTTGTGCTACCGGCGACTTCACCAACTACTCGGGACCGATAATATTTATCCAGAACATGCGGAACCCGGCGTCGGAGACTGGTATCTTCTGCAATTGCATCGGTCTTACTATTCCAGGTGCGCGAAGACCAAAAGCTAGACTCCCCGTcgaagttaaattgttttgtCATCACAGTTTCTATTAACTGCTTCgctgtcgctctctctctctctctctctctctctctgacgcTCTTCGTCACTCTTCTCTCCCTATTCATTTCtgttctctctcttttcgtctctcttctctctatacgtccctttctctctctctctctctctctctctctctctctctctctctctctctctctctctctctctctgtctctgacGCTCTTCGTCACTCTTCTCTCCCTATTCATTTCtgttctctctcttttcgtctctcttctctctattCGTCCCTTTCTCCCtctattcctctctctctctttctctctctctctctctctctctctctctctctctgacgcTCTTCGTCACTTTTCTCTCCCTATTCATTTCtgttctctctcttttcgtctctcttctctctattCGTCCCTTTCTCCCtctattcctctctctctctctctatctctctctctcacggaCATGTTAAGTCGCTACGCCGATACCTTTCTAGCCGAGCTAGATGATCTTCCACGGCACGCTTCCTGCGGTTTGATGAGGTTCAAAATGACGATGTTTCGCGATACGACCTATCGGTGAGCAACGATCTCTGCGACCTGCGAATTTTTCATGTCTGCTAATGAGCTGTACGCCGCGGTGCAGACTGCTCACGGAGAACCAAAAGATGGAGCTACACAACCAGGCATTGAAGTACCTGAAGCAATATTCGAGACGTTGCCAGTCCTGCGGTGAGGGCCAGTTCGCAAAATTGCTAGGGAAGATCTCGAAACGGGAGGAGAGATTGAGGAGGCCGTCCGTGATCGAGGAAATGTTTGGTAGCGCGGAGTTCGAGACCATGCGTGACGTTCAGGGGACAAAGAATGGTAGTAAATGACGTTCGAAGCATCTTCGGCGGTTGAACGAATCGTCTTTGGTGAACAGTGCAGCGTGGCAAGTGGTTCTCTTGCCTGAACATGTTCAGACGCATCGAAAGAAGTCCGACGGTCACGTTCTCCGACGCGGACTTCAACAATTGCCAGTGCGATCTGATATTAATGACGGTGTACACGCAGATGCTGGACCATTGTCGCGGCATTGGTAATGTCGGATCAATCGGTACCCGTGTAAGAAATAAACGCTTGTGACTTTCCGTTTATCAGGAAAAAATGAGATGACAATTACCGCCATTTTGGAGTTCGCGGAGATCTGCCTGATGACCTTCAATATACCGCAAGCTCGTAAACTACTGGTAGAAAGCGAGTCGATTCTGGCCCAGGTAGGAATATACACGAAAGACTCGTCTGGATTACTATGAGAAATTTTCATTTTGTCGCGTCGATGCCCGCAGTTGTTCCAATCGGCGAACGACGAGATAATCCTGCTGCCCTACCTTAGCGCCAAGATTCAGACCCTGCAAGGACAATGTTATCTCGAAAGTGGCTCGCTCTTCGAAGCGGAGAAGATCCTCGAGGCGGCTTTGCATAATTTAGGCTACAAGTTCCCGAAGATCGATTTGATGATCGACATATTCTCGACCAAAGAACTGCTGAGGCTGAAATGGAATTTGAAGTGCGGGTATCATATCGAAAGCACCAACGAACGCGTTGTCGCAGAAGGCAGCATAACCGAGACCGTGGACTATCTCGAACAGTTAGCCGAATGCTTGGCGCAGATGTTCGATCTTTTCAGGGTAATTGATCGATTAGAATGACAAATTCTTAGACGAAACTCATGTGTACCGATGATTAGATCAAAGGCATGAAAAGGCACGCGCGACTGGCAGCTATCTGGTGCTTGAACACTGCTTTAAGGACCACTGGGAACTTCTTCGTTTTGAGCACATCCTACACCAACATGTTGATCACTGCGCACATGTACGAGGACAGGTTTGTGACGGTACGATGCAATTGAATTGATCATTTTTGAGGAAGATACCTTCTCTAATTTCCAGAGCTATTATACCGTCTTTGGAGGAGAAGGGCCTCGACATTTGCAGGCAAAGCAGAGACGCCATCGAAGCCCAGGAATTGAACATGATCGCTCTGCTTTACGCGGGAATATTTTTCTCGAGATGGGTAAACGGACAAGTCTCTAAAGCGATCAAAATCGGCTTCGTCTGCTGCAGAATGGCTGCCACGATCGGCTCCACGTTTCTGAAACAGTTGATCATGCCTCGTCTGACTCATCTACTCATGCTTTCTTGCCGCTATTCGGAGGCGATCACACAGCTAAGAGAACTGGGTAATTAAGCGTTGAACGTTGAAGAAGCTACTTAGTCTTCCAGACATTTTATGAATCGCAGAGTTCGAGTCCAACAACGATCTAGACAAATCCGGTCGCACCTGGTACTACGCGCTCTGCGCCGATTTACAATTGGATACCGGTATCACGCTACTGTCTTTCAAAAGCTGCGAACGGTATTACCTTCGGGAAGGTGAGTCGATGATCAGCCTACACGACCCAGAAGCGGAAAGACGGTACTTCATCTCCATGTGGCTATGGTACTCGATCATGGATCGTCTTTTGTTCGATTCTTTTGTTACCGTGAGTCCATTGTAATTATGGAAAATTTGTTCCCAAGGTGCATTAGAACAGGACAATGGGAAGCTTCTAAAATCTGGGAGAGAAAAAGTGTGACCGAGACGTCGATCATGGATGAACACATAGTAGCAGCCACCATCACCGCCTTGAAGAGGCTCGAGGGTTTGCTTATTCTTTATGGTAGCTATATTTTACGAATCTGCTTCCAACTTCTCCAACAGCTTTGCAATAATGAACTACGCTCGCGGTTAGTGCACAAATTAAACAGCAGAAACGTCGATGCGGCGACTACTCTGTCGCAAGTAAAAGACATATTCAGGGAGATGAAGATGGTGACTAAGATTGTTAAGATCACAATTCCCAGGTGGGGACTGCCGACGTAATAAATTAGTTGTAAATACGATTGCGATATTAATTTCACTGAGAGATTGAACGTTGCTAAGCAGCTTCGTGACATTACAGGTACATGTTTTTGAAAGCGTATTATTATATGATCAACTTTCAAAGAAATACTGCGATGAAACTACTGAGACGATTGAAGAAAATATGTATGAAGGTGGAGAACCAAATGATCTACACCTGGGCACTTCATTTTGAGAAGGTTTACTGTCGTTATTATTGAATTTACTTGCGATGCTGAGTGTTCAGGATATACtgtataataattacatttttataggTATGGTCTGGTGGTTCGTCCGAGGTACTAGATGACAGATGGAAGCAGAATGCAGAGAAAAAAATGAGTGAATGGTCCGAGATCAACGCAAATGAAACTACGATGGTCGTCTTCACATTTCCATTACCAACACATCCCAATTAATCTTCCTGCGTTgacatataaatgtataaatatggaatattaatgtaattttaATCTACGAAATAGAAGTTTTCTTTTAAACCAAGTTTTCAAAACCTATCATCGCTTACTTACATAGTAGTATTTTCTGACAATTGTATCCtaaaatatgtatacatacatagtaTCAAATATTTGATATGAGCGTATAACAAATGACATACTCGCGAGTCAAACTTCAGGTGTCTTCAGACACTGCAAATTATTCTATGAGCTAATCAGGAATCAAAATCCTTGTATAAAAGATACATCTACTACATTTCAATCATGTCGTAAGTAAACTAAGAGTTTGCATCATCGTAGTAAATGCTAAATGTTAATTTCTTATTGTCTCAACCACCATGTAGCGCAAGTGCAAATTGTTCACCTTGTCAATCAGTCGTTTCTCCAACAATTTTTGTAGATCCTAATTCTAGATCTTGCACAGTAAGTCGTACAAAAAAAATTGATGTTTTATCAAAGTTTCTATAAAAAAGACCttgaaatatattatacattcacAGGTTTCCTTTCCTGCAATATGTACTCCTTATGCAGTTCTCTCTAATTTCCCTCGTGCTCCTTACAGTGGTTGTTCATCTCATCTATTATATTGTGATAAATATCAACCAATTTCAACATTACGTAATGTTCGTTCTGCTTATACATGTCCTCCTTACAGTAAGATATCTATATCTTtgctttatatgtatatatatattgcaaaaTTTTTGTGCCTATGATTGAATAAAAACAaaacttattttatttgcagCATCAAGCACATATAGATGTTAAATTTAGATCCAAATTGTgatattgtaatttaattaataattacgacATTATGTTGTCATAGCTCTAAATAAAGTGTGTAAAGAATCATATTCAACACCAGAGTGGTctgaaaacaattttatttttatatgtaataCAAACAGCTAGTTTATGTATCGTTGCCCTACCAGTCACGTTTTGGTTTCTGCGAGACAGACGATAGCTTCCAAAGATTATGGGGCAGCGGCTTTCTTTCTACTTGATTATGTCGTGGGTGttttttacatattatatattttctatcATTCTTCCACACTTCATGACATTGTCTACACCTTCTATGTAAAATCGTTTTCATCTTTAAGCCACaggtaatattatatataggtACAAACGGCAGAAGCAAACTTCctgaattaattttattactaaatATGTTTGTTAAAATGCTAGTGCTTTGTTTAACATTCATATAATGCATTGTACGAGTTGCAATGGTTGGGTCTGCTGAAAGAACCTGTGGTCCAATAGAACCCATACTTTGATGTATTTTTCTGAGCAATGAAAGTGCACTCATTCTACCTGAAAAGGTTCATGTAAGGTTATTAGAAATACACTcaaatattttatcattttaattcGTTCAAACTGTTGTTTAGATTTGACAAATGTAAGGTTACGTTAATCTAgatataattaaaatacaatttcACTCACCAATCATTGTTATCAGCACTTGATTTTTCAAACATATATTAAATACATGAAATATATATGATACAGACTgccaattatattaatttttaactaTGTATATCTATGATGAAAAATATTT is a genomic window containing:
- the LOC117217559 gene encoding adenylate cyclase type 10, with amino-acid sequence MIPHYSGSVRDLRQGVQKLMQLGGYFSQFSFQNLFHLHRNRSNSDRENSDDHDGSRKSRALESKLEQHTKIFASMCPDEILDYYDNYHTRMYYTTLMLGDVSGFTDLAEKYTKAGKGGPSKLTETLNSYIGAMVQEILSHNGDVLKFSGDAFIVMWKLSNDMMMRDLAIEAMQTACIIQKHFGTYETEVGVTLRVKLAIASGRTYFTSIGDPETMSHYIITGKPVWDVKFAEGLCRGGDILVAPSSWQWVNPNEYVHETLSDGVHTLIIACTSSWYQSKEDEPVSSTEGESQIEQRVYFLANDLMPRIIGNVVDVVFRFSVRPKVVKIAKARLKDALRSYMLRPVIRSVEMDEPMEYLTEMRQVVIVFINVLTSTVGKKTLISLVNSAYKLVCKIVGGMHGCVNKTSLFDKDLMFLCVFGLRGDKHELESQIGLKCAAKVRNTLLTVENVKSVTVSVTTGMTYCGVVGHILRREYTVIGISVNKAARLMVAYKDKVVCDRESFLHSHLEARHFILQEPRYLKGITNVGPIYEFQEQPKYSMTDQVWTKYPLLGREAEIAKFQKIMMNLLEYSTKPPNKGARPKYNTLIIKGEPRIGKTKLLDEFMQNVPEGLRNNYVSLRPINAKTPYSLISLIFSLCLSLTISTTRKEREDKLLQRLARVRQTYFLCSLNQLFNIIELHGVDRWFHAGLACQTLNVNALPAELEKLLQEKSFGNPGWIESYLVSLLQAGGLEIVIISKNEAIEKGYVIPPVTMLKRFAKSASTMKQPERKDRWQMYRSSFKDSMMSLIEENIARNVLQGQSAIVTDETLIAVCKISDKFVYEDVDTEITMDVMILKLFDSLTPLDQLLLKCASIIGETVNRHMLESLMNISEKREIGLAVAKLFEIRVFGCATGDFTNYSGPIIFIQNMRNPASETGIFCNCIGLTIPAELDDLPRHASCGLMRFKMTMFRDTTYRLLTENQKMELHNQALKYLKQYSRRCQSCGEGQFAKLLGKISKREERLRRPSVIEEMFGSAEFETMRDVQGTKNGSKLQRGKWFSCLNMFRRIERSPTVTFSDADFNNCQCDLILMTVYTQMLDHCRGIGKNEMTITAILEFAEICLMTFNIPQARKLLVESESILAQLFQSANDEIILLPYLSAKIQTLQGQCYLESGSLFEAEKILEAALHNLGYKFPKIDLMIDIFSTKELLRLKWNLKCGYHIESTNERVVAEGSITETVDYLEQLAECLAQMFDLFRIKGMKRHARLAAIWCLNTALRTTGNFFVLSTSYTNMLITAHMYEDRAIIPSLEEKGLDICRQSRDAIEAQELNMIALLYAGIFFSRWVNGQVSKAIKIGFVCCRMAATIGSTFLKQLIMPRLTHLLMLSCRYSEAITQLRELEFESNNDLDKSGRTWYYALCADLQLDTGITLLSFKSCERYYLREGESMISLHDPEAERRYFISMWLWCIRTGQWEASKIWERKSVTETSIMDEHIVAATITALKRLEGLLILYGSYILRICFQLLQQLCNNELRSRLVHKLNSRNVDAATTLSQVKDIFREMKMVTKIVKITIPRYMFLKAYYYMINFQRNTAMKLLRRLKKICMKVENQMIYTWALHFEKVWSGGSSEVLDDRWKQNAEKKMSEWSEINANETTMVVFTFPLPTHPN